Proteins encoded in a region of the Rutidosis leptorrhynchoides isolate AG116_Rl617_1_P2 chromosome 9, CSIRO_AGI_Rlap_v1, whole genome shotgun sequence genome:
- the LOC139867973 gene encoding arabinogalactan O-methyltransferase 2-like, producing the protein MPPQEPSSSQTNAPLLRILSPKTSLIQTTRERSSLTMNLTKRKLILLLVFILVAASLLRVLRITISTSYLPSLEHVQNAKNPSHTTKILSDKELNFLSDIILEKSPCNILVFGLEEQLYLKLPSINKGGTTIFLEDNQEKLDKMNANVEGTRFYKIKYKTSAKEAYELFKHARTHSSCSFRSGVRSLASKCKIALTGLPNEVLKTKWDVIVVDGPGGDGPESPGRMGAIYMAGVLARAGNGTNVVVHDVDRTIEKWFSWEFLSEKNLVSSKGKFWNFRIAKKKKLISLKPSV; encoded by the coding sequence ATGCCCCCTCAAGAACCTTCATCCTCCCAAACCAATGCTCCTTTGTTGCGTATTCTCTCCCCAAAAACGTCGTTAATTCAAACAACTCGAGAAAGATCTTCATTAACAATGAACCTAACTAAGCGAAAATTGATTCTCTTGCTCGTTTTTATCCTTGTTGCAGCTTCCCTCCTTAGAGTACTAAGGATCACAATTAGTACATCATATTTACCATCTCTTGAACATGTCCAAAATGCAAAAAATCCGAGCCATACAACCAAAATATTATCCGACAAAGAACTTAACTTTCTTTCGGatattattttagaaaaatctCCTTGTAATATTCTTGTTTTTGGGCTTGAAGAACAACTATATCTCAAGTTACCATCCATCAATAAAGGTGGTACCACTATATTTCTAGAGGACAATCAAGAAAAGCTTGATAAAATGAACGCGAATGTTGAAGGGACACGATTTTATAAAATCAAGTACAAGACATCTGCTAAGGAAGCTTATGAGTTGTTCAAACATGCTAGAACACATTCTAGTTGTTCGTTCCGGTCTGGGGTAAGATCACTTGCTTCCAAATGTAAGATCGCTTTAACTGGGCTTCCTAATGAAGTTTTGAAGACTAAGTGGGATGTTATAGTTGTGGATGGGCCCGGTGGGGATGGGCCTGAGTCACCAGGACGAATGGGTGCGATATATATGGCTGGTGTGTTAGCACGAGCTGGGAATGGGACTAATGTGGTTGTACATGATGTTGATCGAACGATCGAGAAATGGTTTTCTTGGGAGTTTTTGAGTGAAAAGAATTTGGTTTCTTCTAAAGGGAAGTTTTGGAATTTTAGGATAGCTAAGAAAAAGAAATTAATTTCTTTGAAACCATCGGTGTAA